One genomic segment of Gorilla gorilla gorilla isolate KB3781 chromosome 23, NHGRI_mGorGor1-v2.1_pri, whole genome shotgun sequence includes these proteins:
- the LOC101139323 gene encoding uncharacterized protein — protein MLETRACLGSPCCCGWWWQGRRQCSQDGFSGFACPVAPREEEGPPAACWRLEPATLRLASLWLVAAMGTAECRSGYLTSDQPASVAHCSLACEQHLQPLPLPPSQPDGGQRSGSALRNRRVSPQQQPAPSEPTVHQQAADSPD, from the exons ATGCTGGAGACTCGAGCCTGCCTTGGCTCCCCTTGCTGCTGTGGTTGGTGGTGGCAAGGAAGACGACAGTGCAGCCAGGATG GCTTTTCTGGCTTTGCCTGCCCAGTTGCTCCGCGCGAAGAGGAGGGACCacctgctgcatgctggaggctAGAGCCTGCGACACTGCGGCTTGCCTCGCTGTGGTTGGTGGCAGCGATGGGGACTGCAGAGTGCCGAAGCG GATATTTGACCTCTGACCAGCCAGCATCAGTAGCCCACTGCTCCCTGGCCTGTGAGCAGCACCTCCAGCCTCTGCCCCTGCCACCCTCTCAACCAGATGGTGGCCAACGCAGTGGCAGCGCTCTCAGAAATCGCCGAGTCTCACCCCAGCAACAACCTGCTCCATCTGAACCCACAGTTCATCAACAAGCTGCTGACAGCCCTGATTAA